The DNA region GCAGAGACTTACCCGCTTACCTCAGGCCGATTCGGCTGCAGAGAAGACTGGCCTCGAGGCATTGTATGGCCTGCGCCAGGATGATGGTCCAGCTCTCGGCCAGATGTGGGCGCGACAGAATCTGACGCAAGTCACCATTGGAAGTTGGGATTTGGCAAGAATACTGACCGGTTCTAGAAGGTCTTCTGCTCAAGCATCGTTGCTCATCACTACCGTCACCGTTTTTCGGACTGTCACTGTCGAGCTGGCCGGCCAGACAGAGGTCGTTTTATCATCCGTTGAGCAGACCTTGACCTTCATCGACCCCATCTTGGTCTTCGAGACCCGTGTCATCACCGCTCCGCTCTCCATCGCCTCAAACGAACCGACGGAGACGGCTGCATTTGACAGACTGGCGTTTTCAGCGTCGCACGGCCATTCTGCCCGCCACGAGGGAGTTGTCCTCCCGTCGACGAAGGCGCGCATTCGACGCCAGACCCCAAAACCCATCACCGGAGTTTCCACAGTCACCGTCGAGGTCACTACAACTCTGACAAACACCGGTTCCTCCGTCCGTACCGTCGTCGTTCTCAGTCCAATCTTTGTGTCCGTGACAGAGAACCCAATCGTCACCAGCACCAGACTCATAACGACCACGCCTTCTATCGAGACGCGCATATCTGGCACGCCGACTGCAATATTGCACACCCCGCCAGCTGCCCCGAGCCCCTCACTCAAGGACCAAGACGAGCCGGTTGTGAGGACTACGTTCTTCACTACCATATTTCCCATCGGCACTACACTTTCGCCCTCTGCTACTAGAGGCTTTCCTACCTCGACAAGTGTCCTGGGCTTTACAGGTACCAGCATTGGACTCGTACCTTCAGAAACGTCTGCCACCGCCGGTGTCACCACTTGGTTTACAACATTCGAGTACATTGCAACGGCCGCTTCCGAATCGAAATCCGGTTCGACGACCACCATCGCATCCTCGGTTCCAACCGCTCTGTCAACCTCAGAACCCGTTTCTGGTCCCGATCTGGCTCCTTGGACgatcgccatcatcgtcataGTAGCGGTCG from Colletotrichum higginsianum IMI 349063 chromosome 4, whole genome shotgun sequence includes:
- a CDS encoding GMC oxidoreductase, which codes for MEKCWSCLLIFWSLTAAVATVMPAGNLGLAFAPSTSPFSAKGTQTLIAILKEQRLTRLPQADSAAEKTGLEALYGLRQDDGPALGQMWARQNLTQVTIGSWDLARILTGSRRSSAQASLLITTVTVFRTVTVELAGQTEVVLSSVEQTLTFIDPILVFETRVITAPLSIASNEPTETAAFDRLAFSASHGHSARHEGVVLPSTKARIRRQTPKPITGVSTVTVEVTTTLTNTGSSVRTVVVLSPIFVSVTENPIVTSTRLITTTPSIETRISGTPTAILHTPPAAPSPSLKDQDEPVVRTTFFTTIFPIGTTLSPSATRGFPTSTSVLGFTGTSIGLVPSETSATAGVTTWFTTFEYIATAASESKSGSTTTIASSVPTALSTSEPVSGPDLAPWTIAIIVIVAVGAVALLSFLVYIYRGHRVFFGNRRHRQLSESYEMATAAAGAATMNPSASFSVNPDGQGQVISGETSSKSSGEGEQVRIIIRPVAIRPLAIRSSSSNTVSPPTRVWPRPPGYNDQAYSLSVDGSGETTPRDATGWSLASEKGSTANREVSRGGGLYELAA